A portion of the Micromonospora tarapacensis genome contains these proteins:
- a CDS encoding GAF domain-containing protein has protein sequence MTSDNFEPPPLTPPDPEAPQRLHRLRALGLGRPEREFDDFARNLADVTDMPWAMVNFLDENGQFFAGLYTGRTTQPGVSAAATPLEPGRRMSRDQGFCPHVVHRRRALVLDDVCAYPRFAGNPVVDQLGIRTYMGAPLIDHTGTTLGTICVVGTESRTWGQQGLTTIKTWAAELSARISQREHHLR, from the coding sequence ATGACCAGCGACAACTTCGAACCCCCACCCCTGACTCCGCCCGACCCGGAGGCACCCCAGCGGCTCCACCGGCTGCGGGCGCTCGGCCTCGGCAGACCGGAGCGAGAGTTCGACGACTTCGCCCGCAACCTCGCCGACGTCACGGACATGCCGTGGGCGATGGTGAACTTCCTCGACGAGAACGGCCAGTTCTTCGCCGGCCTCTACACCGGCCGGACCACGCAGCCCGGCGTGTCGGCAGCGGCCACCCCCCTCGAACCCGGGCGCCGGATGTCACGCGACCAAGGATTCTGCCCGCACGTCGTGCACCGGCGACGCGCACTGGTCCTCGACGACGTCTGCGCCTACCCACGGTTCGCCGGCAACCCGGTCGTCGACCAACTCGGCATCCGCACCTACATGGGCGCCCCACTCATCGACCACACCGGCACCACCCTCGGCACGATCTGCGTGGTCGGCACCGAATCCCGCACCTGGGGACAGCAAGGACTCACCACCATCAAGACCTGGGCGGCCGAGCTGTCCGCCCGGATCAGCCAGCGCGAACACCACCTGAGGTAA
- a CDS encoding acyl-CoA dehydrogenase family protein: MVDGYHLTPHHTRLRDTVRAFAEAEVRPRIAELEADRSVARALSRQIARQGWLGVTIDPTYGGLGLGHLAKTIIIEELSRVSAAMGAMLQASQLGTAKIIHFGNDKQKRTWLPAIATGDCLPTIAVTEPGSGSHVLGITTTAVSDRDDYLLTGTKTFVGNSHIGDLHGVVARTGPGTRGLSAFLVEADRPGLRLTPHEPSMGLHGFSFGEITFDNCRIPATNRLGAEGDGLDVAYSSSVLYGRPNLAAVALGIHQAVLDTTVAYATSQRRYGKPLADLPTVKQRIGAMQSRLMVARLAAYHAVHLLDSGQPCDAELVNAKLINAEHAIDSARTAMEIHAAHGLHPAQSPIERYFRDALHIFAPAGTSDIQLLRLAEHALGTTKQPWSTRFHSSVPQRRRKRGEARPTPRAGTSATGSLAC, encoded by the coding sequence ATGGTCGACGGTTACCACCTCACCCCCCACCACACCCGACTACGGGACACGGTCCGGGCGTTCGCCGAGGCCGAGGTCCGGCCCCGCATTGCGGAGCTAGAGGCGGACCGCAGCGTGGCGCGGGCCCTGTCCCGGCAGATCGCCCGCCAAGGGTGGCTCGGCGTCACGATCGACCCCACCTACGGAGGGCTCGGGCTGGGGCACCTCGCCAAGACGATCATCATCGAAGAGCTGTCCCGGGTCTCGGCCGCCATGGGCGCCATGCTCCAGGCGTCCCAACTCGGCACCGCGAAGATCATCCACTTCGGCAACGACAAACAGAAGCGGACCTGGCTGCCCGCCATCGCCACCGGCGATTGCCTGCCGACCATCGCCGTCACCGAACCCGGATCCGGCAGCCACGTCCTCGGCATCACCACCACCGCCGTATCCGACCGCGACGACTACCTCCTCACCGGCACGAAGACCTTCGTCGGTAACAGCCACATCGGCGACCTGCACGGCGTCGTCGCCCGCACCGGCCCCGGCACCCGCGGACTGTCCGCCTTTCTCGTCGAAGCCGACCGGCCCGGCCTACGCCTCACCCCACACGAGCCGAGCATGGGCCTGCACGGCTTCAGCTTCGGCGAGATCACCTTCGACAACTGCCGGATCCCCGCGACCAACCGGCTCGGCGCCGAAGGCGACGGCCTCGACGTCGCCTACTCCTCCAGCGTCCTGTACGGCAGACCCAACCTCGCCGCCGTCGCCCTCGGCATCCACCAGGCCGTCCTCGACACCACCGTCGCCTACGCGACCAGCCAGCGCCGCTACGGCAAACCCCTGGCCGACCTGCCAACGGTGAAGCAGCGCATCGGCGCCATGCAGTCCCGGCTGATGGTCGCCCGCCTGGCCGCCTACCACGCCGTACACCTGCTCGACAGCGGGCAACCCTGCGACGCGGAACTCGTCAACGCCAAACTCATCAACGCCGAACACGCGATCGACTCCGCCCGCACCGCGATGGAAATCCACGCCGCACACGGCCTTCACCCCGCCCAATCGCCTATCGAACGCTACTTCCGCGACGCCCTGCACATCTTCGCCCCCGCAGGCACCTCGGACATCCAACTCCTCCGACTGGCCGAACACGCCCTCGGCACCACCAAACAACCCTGGTCAACCCGGTTCCACTCCTCCGTCCCCCAGCGGAGGCGAAAGCGTGGCGAGGCGAGGCCCACGCCGCGGGCAGGAACGAGCGCAACGGGGTCCCTCGCATGCTGA
- a CDS encoding HAD family hydrolase produces the protein MLTTSCTLVSDQPTDTLPVLATYLHTRLGTPPRPYAAVSFDVDDTLIDTSTSLAHGVRAGAQLAATLTSRVNASALTDAYHAAFDAHWRYPAAAGADGLQDLRRSVWRTALRSVGVTLDTDGLDRLVHACVTAQLAKITPDPELRGLLRALTDLAPVAVCSNGHRASIQRKLDKAALTEFVTAIICGPDTGLAKPDPGPFHACSRALNVDPTRFLHIGDNWHTDVEGALTAGMIPIWITRQPAATAPRPPTVPAYPTVTHAIRDLLKLLSPAPPERGPRLADPASPAEFDRSSVTSGQPTMRQQP, from the coding sequence ATGCTGACCACCTCCTGCACCCTCGTCAGCGACCAGCCCACCGACACGCTGCCGGTCCTGGCGACATACCTGCACACGCGACTCGGCACGCCGCCCCGGCCATACGCGGCCGTCAGCTTCGACGTGGACGACACACTCATCGACACCAGCACCAGCCTGGCTCACGGCGTGCGGGCGGGAGCCCAACTCGCGGCCACCCTCACCTCCCGCGTCAACGCAAGCGCACTGACCGACGCCTACCACGCGGCATTCGACGCCCACTGGCGGTATCCCGCCGCAGCGGGCGCCGACGGCCTGCAGGACCTTCGTCGAAGTGTCTGGAGGACGGCTCTCCGAAGCGTCGGCGTCACGCTGGACACCGACGGGCTGGACCGGCTGGTACACGCCTGCGTCACCGCCCAACTCGCCAAGATCACCCCGGACCCGGAACTACGCGGTCTCCTGCGAGCGCTGACCGACCTGGCGCCGGTAGCGGTCTGCAGCAACGGGCACCGTGCATCGATCCAACGCAAGCTGGACAAGGCGGCCCTCACCGAGTTCGTCACGGCCATCATCTGCGGTCCAGACACCGGCCTCGCGAAGCCCGACCCCGGCCCCTTCCACGCGTGCAGCCGAGCGCTGAACGTCGACCCCACACGGTTTCTCCACATCGGCGACAACTGGCACACCGACGTCGAAGGCGCCCTCACCGCCGGCATGATCCCGATCTGGATCACCCGCCAGCCGGCGGCCACCGCGCCGCGACCACCAACCGTGCCCGCGTATCCCACCGTCACCCACGCCATCCGAGACCTCCTGAAGCTTCTCTCTCCAGCACCGCCGGAACGCGGGCCGCGGCTAGCTGATCCGGCCAGCCCAGCAGAGTTCGATCGCTCCTCCGTCACGTCCGGACAACCGACGATGAGGCAACAGCCATGA
- a CDS encoding DEAD/DEAH box helicase produces MKDSPAIEKLPPLRDYQQEAVDAIVGGQADGGRGQFRAACGSGKSLVAVHAAVRLCPTGLVVVACPSLPLLAQTLTVWAATGMAAQVLAVCSDDTVADTAVRTTDLHCPVTTRPGEIADWVRRTPTSRLRLILVTHVSAALVGEGLHAADTTASLLVIDEAHHTAGWPGKHVALVHRDEHLPATRRLYMTATPRVLSARRRAGRGGEDVLSMDDADVFGPVHYSYPFASAITDGWLEDYRIVVIGVTSEEALSTLRRLDPHAVVRAGAAPLRTAVVQTALARAAAEFGLRRVLVFTPRVAQSQEFSRTLPAALAALPEQDRPKGRLTVGHVDGTQTMAQRQIHLANLADPPEDGWTVISNSRCLGEGVDVPAVDAVVFTAPKESESDVIQAVGRALRRNPAGSGIATILLPVLLPDDPAETTRDLTADLTEWTTLLQVLRALRAHDNGLAADLDTQRTKASTGAAALPPRLLVRLPDGYASEDLLLTLTVRVLEETTSEWLVGYAALRAFHADHGHLRVPVGHVRHGVRLERWAARQRAEYEAHRLPQDRVQHLNDIGFDWTPMTRAWERGIAAATAFHAEHGHLDVPTSHVIDGLDLNLWLGQQRRYHRKNTLPANRITALTDLGIAWTVKRPSYHDGFTALQHFHATHGHIQVPYGATVNGINLYDWLAARRTDHRLGRLNDDRTRSLEALGMQWSIRDAAWERNLATATTFFHREGHLHPRRGHREDDIDLSRWIHAQRIARRDGKLPQDRVAALDAIGMQWEIASGWTGMHQVTASRSSRTSDDNEPTEPLPAPCHTGGPAPRLQPDVSLLPAGHRHQHPPSTTSEGTR; encoded by the coding sequence GTGAAGGACTCACCAGCGATCGAGAAGCTGCCGCCTCTGCGGGACTACCAACAGGAGGCCGTCGACGCGATCGTGGGAGGCCAGGCCGATGGTGGTCGCGGCCAGTTCCGGGCAGCCTGCGGTAGCGGCAAATCACTTGTCGCGGTGCACGCCGCCGTCCGGCTCTGCCCCACCGGGCTGGTGGTCGTGGCCTGCCCGTCGCTGCCCCTGCTCGCGCAGACCCTGACGGTGTGGGCCGCTACCGGCATGGCGGCGCAGGTCCTCGCGGTGTGCAGCGATGACACCGTCGCCGACACGGCGGTGCGCACGACCGACCTTCACTGTCCGGTCACCACGCGGCCGGGCGAGATCGCGGACTGGGTCCGGCGAACTCCTACCAGCCGTTTGCGGCTGATCCTGGTAACTCATGTCTCCGCGGCTCTGGTGGGCGAAGGGCTGCACGCCGCGGACACCACCGCGAGTCTGTTGGTCATCGACGAGGCGCACCACACCGCCGGATGGCCCGGCAAGCACGTTGCCCTGGTGCACCGTGACGAGCACCTGCCGGCCACCCGGCGGCTGTACATGACCGCCACACCACGGGTCCTCAGCGCACGACGCCGCGCGGGCCGTGGCGGTGAGGACGTGTTGTCGATGGACGACGCGGACGTGTTCGGTCCGGTCCACTACAGCTACCCGTTCGCGAGCGCGATCACCGATGGCTGGCTCGAGGACTACCGCATCGTGGTGATCGGGGTGACCTCCGAGGAAGCGCTGTCGACCCTGCGTCGCCTCGACCCCCACGCCGTCGTGCGTGCCGGCGCGGCGCCGCTGCGCACCGCGGTGGTGCAGACCGCGCTCGCACGCGCTGCCGCCGAGTTCGGTCTTCGCCGGGTGCTGGTGTTCACCCCACGGGTGGCCCAGTCCCAGGAGTTCTCCCGTACTCTGCCGGCCGCCTTGGCTGCCCTGCCTGAGCAGGACCGTCCCAAGGGCCGCCTGACCGTCGGGCATGTCGACGGCACCCAGACGATGGCGCAGCGGCAGATCCATCTGGCCAACCTTGCCGACCCTCCTGAGGACGGCTGGACGGTGATCTCCAACTCGCGGTGCCTGGGCGAGGGCGTCGACGTGCCCGCCGTCGACGCCGTCGTCTTCACCGCCCCGAAGGAGTCCGAGTCCGACGTCATCCAGGCCGTCGGCCGGGCACTGCGCCGCAACCCCGCCGGGTCCGGCATCGCCACGATCCTGCTCCCGGTCCTGCTGCCTGACGACCCCGCCGAGACCACCCGCGACCTGACCGCGGACCTGACCGAATGGACCACGCTCCTCCAGGTGCTACGCGCGCTGCGCGCCCACGACAACGGCTTGGCCGCCGACCTCGACACCCAGCGCACGAAGGCGTCGACGGGGGCCGCGGCGCTGCCGCCGCGGCTGCTCGTCCGCCTTCCCGACGGCTACGCCTCCGAGGACCTGCTCCTGACCCTCACCGTGCGGGTGCTGGAGGAGACCACCTCGGAGTGGCTTGTCGGGTACGCCGCCCTGCGCGCGTTCCACGCCGACCACGGACACCTGCGGGTGCCCGTCGGACACGTACGCCACGGCGTGCGACTGGAACGCTGGGCCGCCCGGCAGCGCGCCGAGTACGAGGCACACCGGCTTCCCCAGGACCGGGTCCAGCACCTCAACGACATCGGCTTCGACTGGACACCCATGACGCGCGCCTGGGAGCGGGGCATCGCCGCCGCCACCGCGTTCCACGCCGAACACGGCCACCTGGACGTGCCCACCAGCCACGTCATCGACGGACTCGACCTCAACCTGTGGCTAGGACAACAGCGCCGCTACCACCGCAAGAACACCCTCCCCGCCAACCGGATCACCGCCCTCACCGACCTCGGGATCGCCTGGACCGTCAAACGCCCCTCCTACCACGACGGCTTCACCGCCCTCCAGCACTTCCACGCCACCCACGGCCACATCCAGGTCCCCTACGGCGCGACCGTCAACGGCATCAACCTCTACGACTGGCTCGCCGCCCGACGCACCGACCACCGACTCGGACGCCTCAACGACGACCGCACACGCAGCCTCGAAGCACTCGGCATGCAATGGTCAATCCGCGACGCCGCCTGGGAACGCAACCTCGCCACCGCCACCACCTTCTTCCACCGCGAAGGACACCTGCACCCACGCAGAGGCCACCGCGAAGACGACATCGACCTATCCCGGTGGATCCATGCCCAGCGCATCGCGCGACGTGACGGCAAACTCCCCCAGGACCGGGTCGCCGCCCTCGACGCGATCGGGATGCAATGGGAGATCGCCAGCGGCTGGACCGGAATGCACCAGGTCACCGCCAGCCGAAGCAGCCGCACAAGCGACGACAACGAACCCACCGAACCCCTTCCCGCACCGTGCCATACGGGCGGGCCGGCTCCACGCCTGCAGCCCGACGTCTCGCTTCTACCCGCGGGACACCGGCACCAGCACCCGCCATCCACCACATCCGAAGGGACCCGCTGA
- a CDS encoding endonuclease/exonuclease/phosphatase family protein gives MTRLLIATYNYEAGGYRDGTFNMRPLQQTFAALDVPPAIILFCEAKHYRRNQHEGLRLAEKALTEVHHAPYTGLLGTSQHGPIPPAIFYNTHLVTHLAWPGDDPHDPDVFPDKRNVGRFRVNTTDAEFGAWVAHFNSRSGTTRLEEAKLLDRYGNDPLPFIGGGDLNSTASGGHLPQRDWHAANHHIRTHKGKRIDDGTPEGHWEADTDALDHLIGRWDPTSNRRLDGAGYHAVAELAWLANPDFVIAPTIIDKAGEGGPDLIDYLLVNNAMRSHVIASSYQVHVPDGPPFPSDHHLVTATIDL, from the coding sequence ATGACGCGCCTGCTGATCGCGACCTACAACTACGAGGCGGGCGGCTACCGCGACGGCACCTTCAACATGCGGCCCTTGCAACAGACGTTCGCCGCCCTCGACGTTCCGCCCGCGATCATCCTCTTCTGCGAAGCCAAGCACTACCGGCGAAACCAACACGAAGGCTTACGCCTGGCGGAGAAAGCCCTCACCGAGGTCCACCACGCCCCCTACACCGGGCTCCTCGGCACCAGCCAGCACGGACCCATCCCACCGGCCATCTTCTACAACACCCACCTCGTCACCCACCTGGCCTGGCCCGGCGACGACCCACACGACCCCGACGTCTTCCCCGACAAACGCAACGTCGGCCGGTTCCGGGTCAACACCACCGACGCCGAGTTCGGCGCCTGGGTCGCCCACTTCAACTCCCGCAGCGGCACCACCCGACTGGAAGAGGCGAAACTGCTCGACCGCTACGGCAACGACCCGCTCCCCTTCATCGGCGGCGGCGACCTCAACTCCACCGCCAGCGGCGGACACCTCCCACAACGAGACTGGCACGCCGCGAACCACCACATCCGCACCCACAAAGGCAAACGGATCGACGACGGCACCCCCGAAGGGCACTGGGAAGCCGACACCGACGCCCTCGACCACCTCATCGGCCGATGGGACCCGACCAGCAACCGCCGACTCGACGGCGCCGGCTACCACGCCGTCGCCGAACTCGCCTGGCTCGCCAACCCCGACTTCGTCATCGCGCCCACCATCATCGACAAGGCCGGTGAAGGCGGCCCGGACCTCATCGACTACCTGCTGGTCAACAACGCCATGCGCTCACACGTTATCGCCAGCAGCTACCAGGTCCACGTCCCCGACGGGCCGCCGTTCCCGTCCGACCACCACCTCGTCACCGCCACCATCGATTTGTAA
- a CDS encoding DUF5677 domain-containing protein: MAVNENVDVEARVAAVEVWIAATKQALIIGDLTWDAAWPDLRRIAVNYILRRQLEALDATVVLAKVGLGHLAVGFVRPALDELLWMLWVKDLPQQDAQNLLMAMGRSHGIRSLLAQRAYVGDAVMQELWYPVTFLDAQDQQLTRANAELAKIREQFNWSGRTLPSASWVAKQTGHEDLYEYLHAAASRALHFSMGEVLRNSWGEPGGKLVTLQPEFREYRTNFALYQLPFLFLETADACQKFFEHAGVTGREDEIVEKQILAAAQALGEFGRVPLVHAHEWNLTPNGPLRHTEKN; encoded by the coding sequence GTGGCTGTGAATGAGAACGTCGACGTCGAAGCGCGGGTGGCGGCTGTCGAGGTGTGGATCGCCGCGACGAAACAGGCGCTCATCATCGGCGACCTGACCTGGGATGCAGCCTGGCCCGACCTTCGCCGCATTGCGGTCAACTACATCCTTCGGCGTCAGCTCGAAGCGCTTGACGCCACCGTGGTGCTGGCCAAGGTCGGGCTAGGTCATCTGGCAGTCGGGTTTGTCCGGCCCGCGCTCGATGAGTTGCTTTGGATGCTGTGGGTGAAGGATCTGCCGCAGCAGGACGCCCAGAATTTGCTTATGGCCATGGGGCGGTCCCACGGTATCCGCTCACTGCTCGCCCAACGTGCCTACGTCGGTGACGCTGTGATGCAGGAGCTATGGTACCCGGTAACGTTTCTAGACGCCCAGGACCAGCAGCTAACTCGTGCCAACGCCGAGCTGGCGAAGATCCGCGAGCAGTTCAATTGGTCGGGGCGCACGCTGCCGAGCGCGAGCTGGGTCGCAAAGCAGACCGGCCATGAGGATCTGTACGAATACTTGCATGCCGCCGCGAGTCGGGCCCTGCACTTCTCGATGGGCGAGGTTTTGCGCAACAGTTGGGGCGAGCCAGGCGGAAAGCTGGTCACCCTGCAACCAGAATTTCGCGAGTACCGGACCAACTTCGCGCTTTACCAGTTACCTTTTTTATTCCTCGAAACCGCGGACGCTTGCCAGAAGTTCTTCGAACATGCGGGAGTTACAGGACGAGAGGACGAGATCGTAGAGAAGCAGATTCTCGCCGCAGCCCAGGCCCTCGGAGAGTTCGGGCGCGTACCGCTCGTCCACGCTCACGAATGGAACCTGACGCCGAATGGCCCGCTGCGCCATACTGAGAAGAATTGA
- a CDS encoding UDP-N-acetylmuramate--L-alanine ligase — protein MTDTIPGSPSTEAAYSGPVDLTRPHFVGVGGPVLSGLARLLAELGHQVSGSDIRESATFKGLRTAGVRVHLHLDDDVAPAEGASCVVCPASARNVLEVRAARAAGVPVVHPAQVLDRLAAGRQLVAVAGSHGKSTTSGMLAHILRACGQDPTYLIGADLTGPGSGAQLGRSRLLVAEADESDRSFHYLTPSIAVITGVTDAHPENFTSHADLLRAYVTFGCRTVVNGFLVVNADCVGATVAAQVIADERPDLTVLRYGRDRTADVRLLDVHAEGWSASATVRMPDDTQVRMTLPTPAAHHLGNAAAAMACAVALGLDPAEIGATLCTFAGVRRRFEHVDTRAGVTVVDSYAAHPHEIAADLEAARTLARGRVFVVFQPSGHARVLAFGERIGRVLADHADHVLLLDVHDTAPESRPLADLTAIIAQLRDGAYCLPSRPDHAARVIARMAGRGDLVLTMGTGDVTSYGTAILDKLSCRSEVTLSA, from the coding sequence ATGACCGACACGATCCCCGGTAGCCCGAGCACCGAGGCGGCCTACAGCGGCCCGGTCGATCTGACCCGACCGCACTTCGTAGGCGTGGGCGGACCGGTCCTGTCCGGCCTGGCCCGGCTGCTGGCCGAGCTGGGCCACCAGGTCAGCGGCAGCGACATACGCGAGTCGGCCACTTTCAAGGGGCTGCGCACGGCCGGTGTTCGGGTGCACCTGCACCTGGACGACGACGTGGCGCCTGCCGAGGGCGCAAGCTGCGTGGTCTGCCCGGCGAGCGCGCGCAACGTGCTGGAGGTTCGGGCGGCGCGTGCCGCTGGCGTCCCGGTGGTGCACCCGGCGCAGGTCCTCGACCGGCTGGCCGCCGGGCGGCAGCTGGTGGCGGTGGCCGGATCGCACGGTAAGTCCACCACCTCCGGCATGCTGGCTCACATCCTACGGGCCTGCGGACAGGACCCGACCTACCTGATCGGCGCCGACCTGACCGGGCCCGGCTCCGGTGCCCAGCTCGGCCGGTCGAGGCTGCTGGTCGCCGAGGCCGACGAGTCGGACCGCTCGTTCCACTACCTCACCCCGTCGATCGCGGTCATCACCGGCGTGACCGACGCGCACCCGGAGAACTTCACCAGCCACGCCGACCTGCTGCGCGCCTACGTCACGTTCGGGTGCCGGACCGTGGTGAACGGATTCCTGGTTGTCAACGCCGACTGCGTGGGCGCCACGGTGGCCGCCCAGGTCATCGCCGACGAGCGACCCGACCTGACGGTGCTGCGCTACGGCCGGGACCGGACGGCGGATGTCCGGCTCCTGGACGTGCACGCCGAAGGGTGGAGCGCGTCGGCCACGGTGCGGATGCCGGATGACACCCAGGTACGGATGACCCTGCCGACTCCGGCGGCGCATCACCTGGGCAACGCGGCGGCGGCCATGGCGTGCGCGGTGGCCCTTGGACTCGACCCCGCCGAGATAGGTGCCACGTTGTGCACCTTCGCCGGAGTGCGCCGCCGGTTCGAACACGTCGACACCCGGGCCGGGGTGACGGTGGTCGACTCCTACGCCGCCCATCCGCACGAGATCGCCGCCGACCTGGAAGCCGCGCGTACCCTGGCCCGGGGCCGGGTGTTCGTGGTGTTCCAGCCGTCCGGACATGCCCGCGTCCTGGCCTTCGGGGAGCGGATCGGGAGGGTCCTGGCGGACCACGCCGACCACGTCCTGCTGCTCGATGTGCATGACACCGCGCCGGAGAGCCGGCCGCTGGCGGACCTTACCGCCATCATCGCCCAACTGCGCGACGGTGCCTACTGCCTGCCCAGCAGACCCGACCATGCGGCCCGGGTGATCGCGCGGATGGCCGGACGTGGAGACCTGGTGCTGACGATGGGCACCGGTGACGTGACCAGCTACGGCACGGCGATCCTGGACAAACTGAGCTGCCGATCCGAGGTGACATTGTCGGCCTGA
- a CDS encoding GNAT family N-acetyltransferase: protein MRPLITTSRLDLRPFRSGDADELHEVFADPLTHLIGDGPFSSIDQTRSWIQRRVELERNTGLLWYAVRERSCGRLLGNCGLFAGRTGITEPEIGYEIRHAFQGLGYATEAAHLVLREGFAAGLPRIWATIRPHNTTSLRVATKIGMSEQYTAVDQKGPLTFLASAPPLTHHRCDDAPTAG from the coding sequence ATGCGACCGTTGATCACGACCAGCCGACTGGACCTACGTCCATTCCGCAGCGGCGACGCTGACGAACTGCACGAGGTGTTCGCGGACCCGCTGACGCACCTCATCGGTGACGGACCGTTTAGCTCCATCGACCAGACTCGGTCGTGGATCCAGCGTCGCGTTGAACTTGAGCGGAACACCGGCCTGCTCTGGTACGCAGTGCGCGAGCGGTCCTGCGGCCGGCTCCTGGGCAACTGTGGCCTGTTCGCAGGCCGTACTGGCATCACCGAGCCCGAGATCGGCTACGAGATCAGGCACGCATTCCAGGGCCTCGGGTACGCCACCGAGGCCGCACACCTCGTGCTGCGGGAGGGGTTCGCCGCCGGCCTACCTCGAATCTGGGCGACGATCCGACCGCACAACACCACATCGCTGCGCGTCGCGACCAAGATCGGCATGAGCGAGCAGTACACGGCAGTCGACCAGAAAGGACCCCTCACCTTCCTGGCCTCGGCCCCGCCGCTCACTCACCACCGATGCGACGACGCCCCCACCGCGGGGTAG
- a CDS encoding DUF6244 family protein, producing the protein MQKPTGWKGVNMPLTDSIGDDLRVMAEGVATAQQGVAGVDHAVEQIAARAAGAGFAGIAVGLARVREQVGQVRARLSTVGGILGEASRSVSAVPQQPSPQEAIAALAPLVAALAAVDGAVEVAAAGIEEARRLVAAVLQGGQPGPTLARLLQVRQGLAAVRARGGEARQHVEAALAQARQVGDLGN; encoded by the coding sequence GTGCAGAAGCCGACAGGGTGGAAGGGCGTGAACATGCCGTTGACCGACAGCATCGGTGATGATCTGCGGGTGATGGCCGAAGGCGTGGCGACCGCGCAGCAGGGTGTCGCCGGGGTCGACCACGCCGTCGAGCAGATCGCGGCACGGGCCGCCGGGGCGGGCTTCGCGGGCATCGCTGTGGGGCTGGCTCGCGTACGCGAGCAGGTGGGACAGGTCCGCGCACGACTGAGCACGGTCGGTGGGATCCTGGGCGAGGCGTCGCGTTCGGTGTCCGCGGTACCGCAACAGCCGTCGCCTCAAGAAGCCATCGCCGCGCTCGCGCCGTTGGTCGCGGCCCTCGCCGCTGTCGATGGGGCGGTCGAGGTGGCGGCAGCGGGCATCGAGGAAGCACGGCGTCTCGTCGCCGCGGTGCTGCAGGGTGGGCAACCCGGACCGACCCTGGCCCGCCTTCTGCAGGTCAGACAGGGACTCGCGGCGGTCAGGGCCCGAGGAGGCGAGGCACGCCAACATGTCGAAGCGGCGCTCGCGCAGGCCCGGCAGGTCGGTGACCTGGGAAACTGA
- a CDS encoding DddA-like double-stranded DNA deaminase toxin produces MPAETERLPGWLTEAARDLPQRRAKDPTSGVALINGRRVPMKSGRDPEAAADLKPAYKLIATTTDHLEAKLAARMRREQATHAVVLTNNPPCDYEPYGCERILSRLLPSGAQLTVYIRDDDGRVRLWRTYTGNGKAIA; encoded by the coding sequence GTGCCGGCCGAAACAGAACGGCTTCCGGGCTGGCTGACGGAGGCCGCCCGCGACCTGCCCCAACGGCGAGCGAAAGACCCCACGTCCGGCGTGGCACTGATCAACGGCCGACGGGTGCCCATGAAGTCGGGCCGCGACCCGGAAGCCGCTGCGGACCTCAAACCGGCTTACAAGCTCATCGCCACCACGACCGATCACCTGGAGGCCAAGCTCGCCGCCCGGATGCGCCGCGAACAGGCAACGCACGCGGTCGTGCTGACCAACAACCCGCCGTGCGACTACGAGCCCTACGGCTGCGAGAGGATCCTCTCCCGGTTGCTGCCGTCCGGTGCGCAGCTGACCGTGTACATACGCGACGATGACGGGCGGGTACGTCTGTGGCGTACCTACACCGGTAACGGAAAGGCCATCGCATGA
- a CDS encoding Imm1 family immunity protein: MKVTWAYDRGDHRDNHEVDLSDSAALSAVLHEIHQAGEPVAVTIFSQATDDPDDLPPGLQIGLGHPTHSFAVHIADDGAYLNDPTVEAPAAGFSFDLGGVPTEYPAEHLQIRPDTAIQIATAFLATGGKPPRLPADTE; this comes from the coding sequence ATGAAGGTGACGTGGGCATACGACCGGGGCGACCACCGCGACAACCACGAGGTCGACCTGAGCGACTCCGCCGCCCTGAGCGCCGTACTGCACGAGATCCACCAAGCCGGCGAGCCCGTCGCGGTCACCATCTTCAGCCAAGCGACCGACGATCCGGACGACCTGCCCCCCGGCCTGCAGATCGGCCTGGGCCACCCCACCCACAGCTTCGCCGTGCACATCGCCGACGACGGCGCCTACCTCAACGATCCGACAGTCGAGGCCCCGGCCGCCGGATTCAGCTTCGACCTCGGCGGAGTACCCACCGAGTACCCCGCCGAGCACCTACAGATCCGACCCGACACGGCCATCCAGATCGCGACCGCCTTCCTCGCCACCGGCGGCAAGCCGCCCCGCCTACCCGCCGACACCGAGTAG